The segment gcttgctgtgagctatctacaacctcatcatcttcttcttcgtccccaaaacctgtttccgtgttgcctccatctccattgaaggagtcaaacaacacggctggggtagtggtggctgaaccccctaaaatggcatgcagctcatcatagaagcggcatgtttggggctctgacccggagcggccgttcgcctctctggttttctggtaggcttgcctcagctccttaagtttcatgcggcactgcttcgggtccctgttatggcctctgtccttcatgccctgggagattttgacaaaggttttggcatttcgaaaactggaacggagttctgatagcacggattcctctccccaaacagcgatcagatcccgtacctcccgttcagtccatgctggagctcttttgcaattctgggactccatcatggtcacctctgctgatgagctctgcatggtcacctgcagcttgccacgctggccaaacaggaaatgagattcaaaagttcgtggttcttttcctgtctacctggccagtgcatctgagttgagagcgctgtccagagcggtcacaatggagcactctgggatagctcccggaggccagtaccatcgaattgtgtccacagtaccccaaattcgagccggcaaggccgatttaagcgctaatccacttgtcaggggtggagtaagaaaatcgattttaagagccctttaagtcgaaataaagggcttcatcgtgtgtacggatgcaggtttacattgatttaacgctgctaaattgacctaaagtcctagtgtagaccagggcatagagaaGCGCCTTCCTCTATGCCTCTTGGCAACTACTGTCCACTTGATTGAGAAAGCTGCAGCTATTCCATTTGTTTTTATCCACTATTGTTTCTTGTTGAGGCAGGGGCCATCTTTCCATTATGTCTATACAGCACATGAAACAACGGGACTGGGACCTGTAAGTCCTACCCCAATACAAATAATTGATCTTCAGTTCCAGATCCGTTTGGACACTGACACCTTGGGTAGATTTTAGTTTGGGTTCCAGGTTGTAAGTTGGAGCAAACTTTGACACAGTAATGTATGAATGTTATGAAGCTACTGGATTTCTGTATTAAGGAGGGAGGCAGAACTAAGGTGGGTTAATAATAGAGCTGATtagaattttttaatgaaaaatggcttttcaaaagatccaaaaatattcattttgtttCCTTCAATCTATCCAattctaataaaaaaaatttcagtttgaataaaaatcctttttttatttccccccttcccccactgaaAAACTTGGTAGGGGTAAcccaaaaaatcaaatcaaaacaatTTAAGTTTGATTTGTTTCCTCAAAAATAACAGTGAAACCATTTCATTCAGTTTTTCACAGGAAATACAGTActgtctttttttatatattaatCCTAAAACTGGTAACTGATGGCCTtctgtggagagaaaaaaaggcaaGGAAAATATTTGCACACAAACTGCAACTATATCTATCAGTTATAATTTTGTCACAATCAGTATAATGTTTATCTTAAAGATTCTATGCTCCACCTTCATCAAGATCAATTTAGTACTGTGTGTTTACGTTTTATATTATCTCTGGATATGTGCTCCAGTTGTATTCACAAAATCACACTTGTTAATACTGAGTGACTTATCAGGGCAAGTAAAATAGGTCAAAATCCCATAAATGGGAAAATGAGGCATTACCAGATTTGATCACATTTATAGACAGACctcaaaatgtgacattttgaaAGATTTAGGCCTGATGATGCAGCCCTTACATAAATTTTCTATAGAAGTCTGTCTTGTTTGAATAAGGATTGCACCCTAATGTCCTACATTTTTAGTCATCCCTTAAAAGTGAAGTGCAAGGGTAACAATGAGCTTGTGCCCTTTTGATTGTTGTTGCTGTTTCATTCTGCTGTAAAAAGAAGtttgaaagggtttttttggtttgtttgttttttctccacccattagaaattcaggtcttgtgtGCACTTGTTTTTCTCCCAGGGCACGGCATAGATTTAAATTCTTTCTTAGATTTTCTGCATCCCCCGAATGTTGACTTGGTAACAGAGGTAAATTAAGTATATGTTAGCTGGTTTTCATACCAAAATAATCTTGAAACTCACATTAGGAGAATGTTTTCTTGCTGCTGTGACTaaatcattttatatttaatgtCTATTTAATATCATTTAATACTTGCAGTAGAGAGGGTACTCTTTGCTATTGAGAATACTTGGTGGCTGAATGTTAGAGGTTTTTCCCTGCTAGCAATAAGTCCCATTTATCACATTtactttgaaaatattaaattttatgTTTTGTTAGTAATTAGTAGATGTTATAGCAATTACTTATGAGCCATAGTCTGAAATTGTTGCTTTTGGGAAGATTTTGTCCCTTGTACTACAGACttaaaaagagggggaaatataGCCACAAAGTTAAGTAGCAGGATGGAAAATCCTTTCCTGGACTGAGAGCTGTCAGAGCAGGGTTCTAGTACTGGCTGATAGTGCCATAAACTGTATTTCGACACTACACTCTTACTTCAGTATAACAGCATCAcccatgggtgtgaaaaatcaacacccctgagcaacgttgTTAGCTGTATGATAGTGACAGATTTCAAATTGCAGTAAGTGAAGT is part of the Caretta caretta isolate rCarCar2 chromosome 5, rCarCar1.hap1, whole genome shotgun sequence genome and harbors:
- the LOC125636683 gene encoding myb/SANT-like DNA-binding domain-containing protein 7; the encoded protein is MQSSSAEVTMMESQNCKRAPAWTEREVRDLIAVWGEESVLSELRSSFRNAKTFVKISQGMKDRGHNRDPKQCRMKLKELRQAYQKTREANGRSGSEPQTCRFYDELHAILGGSATTTPAVLFDSFNGDGGNTETGFGDEEEDDEVVDSSQQASGETGFPDSQALFLTLDLEPVPPEPTQSCFLDPAGREGTSAACVSMITGCSPSQRLVKIRKKKKKRT